A region from the Manihot esculenta cultivar AM560-2 chromosome 13, M.esculenta_v8, whole genome shotgun sequence genome encodes:
- the LOC110629067 gene encoding (S)-hydroxynitrile lyase: MDREESSIIRKNTTAHFVLIHTICHGAWIWYKLKPQLEAAGHKVTALDLAASGTDSRQIEDIGSFDDYSEPLMTFMESLPEGNKVILVGESCGGLNIAIAAEKYSKKIAAGVFLNSLMPDIDHSPSYVVEKLMEVFPNWKDTEFFNFEKDGEIIQGLKLGLRLMRENLYTECPVEDYEMAKMLTKKGSLFQNILAKRKKFTKEGYGSIKRIYVWTEEDKIFLTEFQQWQIVNYKPSMVYEVKGGDHKLQLTKTKEIAKILQEVADIYTNL, from the exons ATGGATCGTGAAGAGTCAAGTATCATCAGAAAAAATACAACTGCCCATTTTGTTCTGATTCATACCATCTGCCATGGTGCTTGGATTTGGTACAAGCTCAAACCCCAACTTGAGGCAGCTGGCCACAAGGTCACTGCACTGGATCTTGCAGCTAGTGGCACTGACTCAAGGCAAATTGAGGACATTGGCTCATTTGATGACTACTCTGAACCCTTGATGACGTTTATGGAGTCACTCCCTGAAGGAAATAAGGTGATTCTGGTTGGCGAGAGCTGTGGTGGACTCAATATTGCTATTGCTGCTGAAAAGTACTCTAAAAAAATTGCAGCTGGTGTTTTTCTCAATTCACTAATGCCAGACATTGATCATAGTCCATCTTATGTCGTGGAAAag CTCATGGAGGTGTTTCCAAACTGGAAAGACACagagttttttaattttgaaaaagatGGTGAGATTATCCAAGGATTGAAACTTGGTTTGAGGCTTATGAGGGAGAATTTATATACTGAATGTCCTGTTGAG GATTATGAGATGGCAAAAATGTTAACAAAGAAAGGAtcattatttcaaaatattttagctAAGAGAAAGAAGTTTACCAAGGAAGGCTATGGATCAATTAAGAGAATTTATGTGTGGACTGAAGAagacaaaatatttttaacagaaTTTCAGCAGTGGCAAATAGTAAACTACAAACCAAGCATGGTGTATGAGGTCAAGGGCGGAGATCATAAGCTTCAGCTTACAAAGACTAAGGAAATAGCTAAGATTCTCCAAGAGGTGGCTGATATTTATACCAAtctttaa